In a genomic window of Acidilobus saccharovorans 345-15:
- a CDS encoding cupin domain-containing protein gives MKFGNYADVPPQDVSALLPGTSGVTVQWLVSKADGSDKIALRRFVVKPHGVMPYHRHKYVEAVYIIKGTLKVTINGVTKVLKAGDFFYTGPYEPHSIENPSDEESVFICAISYEDDMSLQPVNA, from the coding sequence ATGAAGTTCGGCAACTATGCAGATGTGCCCCCGCAGGACGTTTCAGCCCTATTGCCGGGCACCAGCGGCGTTACAGTGCAGTGGCTCGTCAGTAAAGCTGACGGCTCTGATAAGATAGCGCTAAGGAGGTTTGTGGTGAAGCCGCACGGAGTCATGCCGTATCACAGGCACAAGTATGTGGAGGCGGTGTATATAATTAAGGGAACCCTCAAAGTTACTATAAATGGCGTCACTAAGGTGTTGAAGGCTGGCGACTTCTTCTACACGGGCCCCTACGAGCCTCACAGCATAGAAAATCCATCAGATGAGGAGTCGGTGTTTATCTGCGCTATAAGCTACGAAGATGATATGAGCCTTCAGCCCGTTAACGCGTGA
- a CDS encoding NAD(P)-dependent malic enzyme: MSEGEPATEEWYSLSINMHRFYGGKIEVLPKVPVRGLKDLAVWYTPGVAAVSRLISSDPDLSFELTSRWNTIAVVSDGTRVLGLGKVGPEAAYPVMEGKALLFKYLGGVDAVPIVHRFSKAEDFVRFLEAIEPSFGGINLEDIEKPKCFTILDEARSKLQIPVWHDDQQGTATAILAGLINALKVVGKKLQDVRIVIFGVGAANTAFYRLLKYMGVKPNHIVAVDKNGVLHPEMKDIDKLMLTDPYQYQIAIETRGGGLPPDSPIEKAFEGADVVVAASAPGPGVIRPEWVSRMNRDAVVFALANPVPEIWPSEARRAGARVVATGRSDFPNQVNNSLVFPAVFRGVLDVRARTITDTMAIAAAVELAKFAEERGGIGEDRILPTMEEWEVYPRVAAAVAVKAVEEGVARRTTTYREELERATEIIGTVRQKINALLDKGLITMPM; the protein is encoded by the coding sequence GTGTCAGAGGGAGAGCCGGCTACAGAGGAGTGGTACTCGCTCAGCATCAACATGCACAGGTTCTACGGCGGCAAGATAGAGGTCCTGCCGAAGGTGCCCGTGAGGGGCCTCAAGGACCTCGCGGTCTGGTACACCCCAGGCGTCGCTGCCGTGAGCAGGCTCATAAGTTCAGACCCCGACCTCTCCTTCGAGCTCACCTCCAGGTGGAACACGATAGCCGTCGTGAGCGACGGCACCAGGGTTCTGGGCCTCGGCAAGGTCGGCCCCGAGGCCGCCTACCCGGTGATGGAGGGCAAGGCGCTGCTCTTCAAGTACCTTGGGGGCGTCGACGCCGTGCCCATAGTGCACAGGTTCTCAAAGGCTGAGGACTTCGTGAGGTTCCTAGAGGCCATAGAGCCCTCCTTCGGCGGCATAAACCTTGAGGACATAGAGAAGCCCAAGTGCTTCACCATACTGGACGAGGCCAGGTCGAAGCTCCAGATACCGGTGTGGCACGACGACCAGCAGGGGACGGCAACAGCAATCCTGGCAGGCCTCATCAACGCGCTTAAGGTTGTTGGCAAGAAGCTCCAGGACGTCAGGATAGTGATTTTTGGGGTCGGCGCGGCTAATACAGCGTTCTACAGGCTATTGAAGTACATGGGCGTTAAGCCCAACCATATAGTTGCGGTCGATAAAAATGGTGTCCTCCACCCTGAGATGAAGGACATAGACAAGCTCATGCTCACAGATCCATACCAGTACCAGATAGCCATAGAGACGAGGGGCGGGGGCCTGCCTCCAGACTCGCCCATCGAGAAGGCCTTCGAGGGGGCTGACGTAGTTGTCGCGGCGTCGGCCCCTGGCCCAGGGGTCATAAGGCCCGAGTGGGTCTCAAGGATGAACAGGGACGCCGTTGTGTTCGCCCTGGCGAACCCGGTGCCCGAGATATGGCCCTCCGAGGCCAGGAGGGCCGGGGCCAGGGTGGTGGCCACGGGCAGGAGCGACTTCCCTAACCAGGTCAACAACAGCCTCGTCTTCCCGGCGGTCTTCAGGGGGGTGCTGGACGTGAGGGCGAGGACAATAACCGACACCATGGCCATAGCAGCGGCCGTTGAGCTCGCCAAGTTCGCCGAGGAGAGGGGGGGCATAGGCGAGGACAGGATACTGCCCACCATGGAGGAGTGGGAGGTCTACCCGAGGGTCGCCGCAGCGGTCGCGGTTAAGGCGGTTGAGGAGGGGGTCGCCAGGAGGACTACCACTTACAGGGAGGAGCTCGAGAGGGCGACCGAGATAATAGGGACCGTGAGGCAGAAGATAAACGCGCTGCTTGATAAGGGCCTAATAACGATGCCTATGTGA
- the glcV gene encoding glucose ABC transporter ATP-binding protein GlcV yields MASVRVENLKKIFRRGKIEVRAVDGITITIPDGQAFGVLGPSGHGKTTFLRLIAGLEVPTDGTIYFDDELVSAPGRIVVEPEHRGIAMVFQLWALYPNMTVYDNIAFPLRNAKVPKSEIDKKVKEIAEELGLTKVLNHYPRELSGGQMQRTAIARALVKNPRLLLMDEPFSNLDAAVRDSARALVRKIQRERKLTTIIVSHDPADIFSIAEVAGVIINGKFAQVSSPTDIYDNPANEVVAKLGGDINIVNVTVSGGFIYLSSSVKVPSPNPKLEGKYRLGVRPEDVMLSDSTDAPGMTFAGKVKVKVSSYVAGVFRTVVSPIDDDSVELMVNMGGYVEPGSEKNLLIRTQKIKLFDENGENVTLSALKTNS; encoded by the coding sequence ATGGCCTCGGTCAGGGTCGAAAACTTAAAGAAGATCTTCAGGAGAGGCAAAATAGAGGTTCGTGCCGTTGACGGAATAACCATAACAATACCTGACGGCCAGGCCTTTGGCGTTCTGGGGCCCAGCGGCCATGGCAAGACCACGTTCCTAAGGCTAATAGCCGGGCTCGAGGTGCCCACTGACGGCACCATTTACTTTGATGACGAGCTGGTCTCGGCCCCTGGAAGAATTGTAGTGGAGCCGGAGCACAGGGGCATAGCAATGGTATTCCAGCTCTGGGCGCTCTACCCCAACATGACGGTCTACGATAACATAGCGTTTCCGCTCCGTAACGCCAAGGTGCCAAAGAGCGAGATAGATAAGAAGGTCAAGGAAATAGCAGAGGAGCTGGGCCTCACCAAGGTCCTTAACCATTATCCAAGGGAGCTCTCGGGAGGGCAGATGCAGAGGACAGCCATAGCCAGGGCGCTGGTGAAGAACCCTAGGCTGCTCCTAATGGATGAGCCCTTCAGCAACCTGGACGCGGCAGTGAGGGACAGCGCCAGGGCCCTTGTCAGGAAGATACAGAGGGAGAGGAAGTTGACCACTATAATAGTATCTCACGACCCGGCAGACATTTTCTCTATAGCCGAGGTCGCTGGCGTCATAATTAACGGCAAGTTCGCGCAGGTCTCGTCCCCTACTGACATCTATGACAACCCTGCCAACGAAGTGGTTGCTAAGCTTGGAGGCGACATAAACATAGTGAACGTCACGGTCTCCGGCGGCTTCATCTACTTATCCAGCTCGGTCAAGGTACCCTCGCCCAACCCCAAGCTTGAAGGTAAGTATAGGCTCGGCGTAAGGCCTGAGGATGTGATGCTTAGCGACAGCACTGACGCGCCTGGGATGACGTTTGCTGGGAAGGTTAAGGTCAAAGTGTCAAGTTACGTGGCCGGCGTCTTCAGGACCGTGGTCTCGCCTATAGACGACGATTCCGTAGAACTCATGGTCAATATGGGCGGCTACGTAGAACCTGGATCCGAGAAGAACCTGCTCATAAGGACTCAGAAGATAAAGCTCTTTGACGAAAACGGCGAGAACGTGACCTTAAGCGCCTTAAAGACCAATAGCTAA
- a CDS encoding KaiC domain-containing protein, translating into MVTPRVRTYIPGLDEILYGGIPERNVVMVSGGPGTGKSIMAQQFIYNGLIRGEPGVYVALEEHPSSVRRSFRHFNWNIDEYERKGTFAIVDAFTTGIGSAAQREKYIVKDLDNVSELVDVVRQAIKDIKAKRVVIDSVSTLYLSKPAVARNIVMILKRVVSGLGCTAFFVSQVSVGERGFGGPGVEHAVDGIIRLDLDEIEGKLYRSIIVWKMRDSKISMVRHPMEITDEGIVVVWDKYLKVAPNSISIVELPKEEVEEMRRSLSESSESASNKEEYEE; encoded by the coding sequence ATGGTAACGCCAAGGGTCAGGACGTACATACCAGGCCTTGATGAGATACTTTATGGGGGCATACCCGAGAGGAACGTCGTCATGGTGTCTGGAGGTCCCGGCACTGGCAAGTCCATAATGGCCCAGCAGTTCATATACAACGGCCTTATCAGGGGGGAGCCTGGAGTTTATGTGGCCCTTGAGGAGCACCCGAGCTCTGTCAGGAGGAGCTTCAGGCACTTCAACTGGAACATCGATGAATATGAGAGGAAGGGGACCTTTGCCATAGTAGATGCCTTCACCACGGGCATAGGGTCGGCCGCCCAGAGGGAGAAGTACATAGTAAAGGACCTTGACAACGTCTCAGAGCTTGTGGACGTTGTCAGACAGGCCATTAAGGACATCAAGGCCAAGAGGGTCGTGATAGACTCTGTAAGCACCCTGTACCTCTCTAAGCCCGCAGTTGCCAGGAACATAGTAATGATACTGAAGAGGGTCGTCTCCGGCCTAGGCTGCACGGCATTCTTCGTGAGCCAGGTCTCTGTAGGTGAGAGGGGCTTCGGAGGCCCTGGCGTTGAACACGCGGTTGACGGTATAATAAGGCTGGACTTGGATGAGATAGAGGGCAAGCTTTACCGTTCAATAATAGTTTGGAAGATGAGGGACTCTAAGATATCCATGGTGAGGCACCCTATGGAGATAACGGATGAGGGCATAGTAGTCGTGTGGGACAAGTACCTCAAGGTCGCGCCTAACTCAATATCTATAGTCGAGCTCCCAAAGGAGGAGGTCGAGGAGATGAGGAGGTCCCTCTCCGAGAGCTCTGAGAGCGCAAGCAATAAGGAAGAGTATGAGGAGTAA
- the glcU gene encoding glucose ABC transporter permease GlcU: MASYRTRLLKYALLQLAGGLVVIFWLMPLYAMLIDGFKTNFEATVTSVFQPPTHFTLSAYMTVWDSMKKPLINSVIVVIPVTVLSGILGEMGAYFFYSLGERHPIVSNTGFSIISLATFIPVESTLLPLLLLEAHSGMLNTYWGVIFANLLFYIPTAALLMSIFLPSVPRYLIEAARIDDASQWTIFWKVVFPLALPGFLSTVIFVFIMSWNNFFLPLVLTTTPSMRMVPVEERFFTGGYGTIYNETYAAAVLASIVPLAVFIALGRYFIRGLAALGGGAKGV; the protein is encoded by the coding sequence ATGGCATCCTATAGGACTAGGCTGCTCAAGTATGCCCTGCTTCAGCTGGCGGGAGGCCTTGTAGTAATATTTTGGCTCATGCCCCTCTACGCAATGCTTATAGACGGCTTTAAGACGAACTTCGAAGCTACGGTTACCTCAGTGTTCCAGCCGCCAACGCACTTCACGCTTTCAGCCTACATGACTGTCTGGGACAGCATGAAGAAACCCCTCATCAATAGCGTCATAGTTGTTATCCCTGTTACTGTGCTCTCGGGCATACTTGGTGAGATGGGGGCATACTTCTTCTATTCACTTGGTGAAAGGCATCCAATAGTTAGCAACACGGGGTTCTCAATAATTTCGCTTGCCACGTTTATACCAGTGGAGTCGACGCTGCTTCCACTCCTCCTGCTCGAGGCCCACAGCGGCATGCTGAACACCTATTGGGGAGTAATATTTGCGAACCTGCTGTTCTACATACCGACCGCCGCGCTGCTCATGTCGATATTCCTGCCCTCCGTGCCCAGGTACCTAATAGAGGCTGCAAGAATCGACGACGCCAGCCAGTGGACCATATTCTGGAAGGTCGTGTTCCCGCTGGCGCTGCCAGGCTTCCTCTCAACCGTGATATTCGTGTTCATAATGTCGTGGAATAACTTCTTCCTGCCGCTGGTGCTTACTACTACGCCATCTATGAGGATGGTTCCTGTGGAGGAGAGGTTCTTCACTGGAGGCTATGGAACTATCTACAATGAGACCTACGCCGCCGCGGTGCTTGCTTCAATAGTTCCGCTGGCCGTGTTCATAGCTCTAGGAAGGTATTTCATACGCGGCCTAGCAGCGCTGGGAGGGGGAGCAAAGGGGGTCTGA
- the glcT gene encoding glucose ABC transporter permease GlcT gives MGNKETNVNTIKRARRLRLRSSSVQLALMALPTLFFGALLIYIVVWNVVLSLQNWSLLNSRHTFVGFATYEAIFKSLFFRIAIYHSTIFSLGLVAIGDLAGLLLAGLLYFLPNTQRSLYLSIFLYPLAISMATNGLIWDWLFNPELGFGWITSHLGLPPVNPLATATSTTLSMFLVEFWAYTGLAVLFYLASFMSIDKSIVEAAKIDGAGGFKILFRVLLPNSMNGFIVATALLFLFSFRMFSLPFVIGGGPTNLDLMTLVEYVYYEFYTEFFSQSAAASTLITLIAAAVVIPYALFGIKKWIMRG, from the coding sequence ATGGGCAACAAGGAAACTAACGTGAACACTATTAAGAGGGCCAGGCGACTAAGGCTGAGATCCAGTTCCGTACAGTTAGCCTTGATGGCGCTTCCTACGCTGTTCTTCGGCGCCCTGCTCATATATATAGTAGTCTGGAACGTTGTTCTATCCCTGCAAAACTGGTCACTGCTAAACAGCAGACACACCTTCGTTGGCTTCGCCACCTATGAAGCCATATTCAAGAGCCTTTTCTTCAGGATAGCCATTTATCATTCAACTATATTCTCCCTTGGACTTGTAGCTATAGGTGACCTAGCCGGCCTGCTCCTCGCTGGCCTCCTCTACTTCTTGCCCAACACGCAGCGCAGCCTATACCTCTCCATATTCCTGTACCCACTGGCCATATCGATGGCCACCAATGGCCTTATATGGGACTGGCTTTTCAACCCTGAGCTTGGTTTTGGGTGGATAACCTCCCACCTGGGTTTACCGCCGGTTAACCCGCTAGCAACAGCCACCTCGACAACCCTATCTATGTTTCTGGTAGAGTTCTGGGCCTACACGGGGCTCGCGGTGCTATTCTATTTAGCGTCATTTATGAGCATAGATAAGTCTATAGTGGAGGCTGCAAAGATAGACGGCGCGGGAGGCTTTAAGATACTCTTCAGGGTCCTTCTTCCAAACTCAATGAATGGCTTTATAGTCGCCACTGCGCTGCTGTTCCTGTTCTCCTTCAGGATGTTTAGCCTGCCCTTCGTGATAGGGGGTGGCCCAACTAACCTGGACCTCATGACTCTTGTAGAATACGTCTACTACGAGTTCTACACTGAATTCTTCAGCCAGTCAGCTGCGGCCTCAACGCTTATAACGCTGATAGCCGCTGCGGTGGTAATACCGTATGCACTTTTTGGTATAAAGAAGTGGATTATGAGGGGGTGA
- the mfnA gene encoding tyrosine decarboxylase MfnA, with amino-acid sequence MKLEDIMSRLAEVARSVPIHYRDGILGSMTTPPHPLAKAAFDMFQGLNVNDEELYRPLRELEEEAIKELGSYLGGSRCTGYITSGGSESNLAALYLAREHGFNNVYYTAAAHHSITKAAYLLRMRPVEVKMKEYRMDPASLRSLCKANGPGVVVVTVGTTSVGTIDPVEEVSDVAAECDSIVHVDAALGGLVAPFVYPNRKLGFQNGPVMSATLDPHKLGLAPLPAGGLIVRDEHWFKPLDFKAEYYPAGHQVGLFGTRSGGPVAATWAIVKYMGRDGYAAQAHELMERTRYLLNEVKGLGLETPVDPEVPVVCIEHAGDDYLMRSLAKEGVYVYKCGLVPGIRVVVMPHVTKALLDKFVSLLREVLSQQR; translated from the coding sequence GTGAAGCTGGAGGACATAATGTCGAGGCTTGCCGAAGTGGCCAGGTCGGTGCCCATCCACTACAGGGACGGGATACTGGGCTCCATGACTACTCCTCCTCACCCGCTAGCTAAGGCAGCCTTTGACATGTTCCAGGGACTCAATGTAAATGACGAGGAGCTCTACAGGCCCCTCAGGGAGCTGGAGGAGGAGGCCATAAAGGAGCTCGGAAGCTACCTTGGCGGCAGCAGGTGCACGGGCTACATAACCAGCGGCGGCAGCGAATCCAACCTGGCGGCCCTTTACCTTGCGAGGGAACACGGCTTTAACAACGTCTACTACACGGCCGCCGCGCACCACTCTATAACTAAGGCCGCCTACCTGCTCAGAATGAGGCCTGTTGAAGTTAAAATGAAGGAGTACCGGATGGACCCGGCCTCCCTCAGGTCCCTCTGCAAGGCGAACGGCCCAGGCGTTGTAGTAGTTACTGTAGGCACCACGTCCGTGGGCACAATAGACCCCGTGGAGGAGGTCTCTGACGTTGCAGCTGAGTGCGACTCCATAGTTCACGTCGATGCTGCCCTGGGCGGCCTTGTGGCTCCCTTCGTTTACCCCAACAGAAAGCTCGGGTTCCAAAACGGGCCAGTCATGAGCGCCACACTTGATCCCCACAAACTTGGGCTTGCCCCACTGCCCGCCGGCGGCCTGATAGTTAGGGACGAGCATTGGTTTAAGCCCCTCGACTTCAAGGCAGAATATTATCCTGCGGGACACCAGGTGGGCCTCTTTGGGACCAGGAGCGGGGGGCCTGTGGCGGCCACCTGGGCCATCGTAAAGTACATGGGCCGTGACGGCTATGCCGCGCAGGCCCATGAACTCATGGAGAGAACCAGGTACTTACTGAATGAAGTTAAAGGTTTAGGGCTCGAGACGCCCGTGGACCCTGAAGTACCGGTTGTGTGTATAGAGCATGCCGGCGATGACTACTTAATGAGATCGCTCGCCAAGGAAGGGGTCTACGTCTACAAATGCGGCCTGGTGCCCGGCATAAGGGTTGTTGTAATGCCCCACGTAACTAAGGCCCTCCTGGATAAGTTTGTGTCATTACTCAGAGAGGTGCTATCTCAACAGCGTTAA
- a CDS encoding aldo/keto reductase, with translation MIYVKLGKGGPKVSAIGLGFWEIGSTSWRGSEEVSVNIVRAAVNNGISFFDTAEVYGMGRSERSLGNAVKTLGLRPDDIVVATKVAGFRPLRWLVAKAAEASARRLGLRPSLLQLHWPPPAWVPLCEPLRGLEDAAKRGLTEFIGVSNFPGHMLEEAASCLRSAEIVSDQVEYSLAFRTPELDVFRTAEKLGIGIIAYSPLAKGALAGAAATRRIQRMDPRFRAASRDLELQEALTKVAASHGVTKAQVALSWIVGKGAVPIPGTTKPERVAELAGSAELRLADDELSLLDKASSKYVSVWGRGYSNLRALRFIPCGLQYLGVKVMGGA, from the coding sequence ATGATATACGTGAAGCTCGGCAAAGGAGGCCCTAAGGTTAGCGCTATAGGCCTTGGCTTCTGGGAGATAGGTTCAACCTCGTGGAGGGGCAGCGAGGAGGTCTCCGTTAATATAGTTAGAGCCGCCGTTAACAATGGCATCAGCTTCTTCGACACCGCCGAGGTCTATGGAATGGGGAGGAGCGAGCGGTCCCTGGGCAACGCAGTAAAGACCCTTGGGCTCAGGCCTGATGATATAGTGGTAGCCACGAAGGTCGCAGGCTTCAGGCCGTTAAGGTGGCTTGTGGCCAAGGCTGCAGAGGCGTCCGCCAGAAGGCTTGGCCTAAGGCCGTCCCTGCTTCAGCTTCACTGGCCGCCCCCAGCGTGGGTGCCCCTCTGCGAGCCGCTGAGGGGGCTTGAGGACGCAGCTAAGAGGGGGCTGACGGAGTTCATAGGGGTCTCCAACTTCCCCGGGCACATGCTTGAGGAGGCGGCGAGCTGCCTCAGGTCAGCTGAGATAGTAAGCGACCAGGTGGAGTATAGCCTTGCCTTCAGGACTCCCGAGCTTGACGTCTTCAGGACTGCGGAAAAGCTGGGCATTGGTATCATAGCCTACTCGCCGCTGGCCAAGGGAGCTCTCGCGGGCGCCGCCGCAACCAGGCGCATTCAAAGGATGGACCCAAGGTTCAGGGCAGCCTCCCGGGACCTAGAGCTTCAGGAGGCTCTGACCAAGGTAGCTGCGTCCCATGGAGTTACAAAGGCGCAGGTAGCCCTCTCATGGATAGTCGGCAAGGGCGCCGTCCCTATACCTGGCACCACTAAGCCTGAGAGGGTCGCCGAGCTTGCAGGCTCAGCTGAGTTAAGGCTAGCTGATGATGAGCTCTCGCTCCTTGACAAGGCGAGCTCTAAGTATGTAAGCGTGTGGGGCAGAGGCTACTCAAACCTTAGGGCGCTCAGGTTTATACCGTGCGGGCTCCAGTACCTAGGAGTTAAAGTTATGGGAGGCGCATAA
- a CDS encoding cytosine permease → MELTAGFPEEKFLWNPDIHPVPISRRTWGALTYFLIWVSMAFIVPSWTLASIGLLLGLTPLQAIFTVFLGNLIVVIPMIIQSHGGARYGIAEPQLTRTRWGTYGAMFPSWVRAVIGAGWWGIESYIIAEAATALYAIYTGRTSTIAYTVAHFQNYPFVLAKDFPSIFWATFVIVIAAQMLVFYLSPIVKSQPALRWLARVGGPIVMIAFVSLWVYFMSAAGWSVNLSAISGQGHFTWLGFLAFLNANIAFWATMALTMPDYTRFARSQSSQTYGQLTMPFLMLAVAAFSVMTTAAAYELYGKVIWDPIVLTALYMTRPLGYFVLISIMLATFLVNAFANAVGPAYDIANTFPKHMSWFKGSLALIAIAVGIGAWSYYGNAYSYITNWLLTYGGLLGGIEGVIIFDYAVVRRFKLDLADVFKSDGIYRYWHGINPAAVITFLIVTVLIYAPLPYHQVLFNSSWLLSFTVSGLIYLPLMKYWVIPKYQPQLSGGLLRGYLSPYTRRIFMVESN, encoded by the coding sequence GTGGAGCTCACGGCTGGCTTTCCCGAAGAGAAGTTCCTTTGGAACCCTGACATACATCCAGTGCCTATATCCAGGAGAACGTGGGGGGCGCTGACTTACTTCCTGATATGGGTGTCGATGGCCTTCATAGTGCCATCATGGACTTTAGCCAGCATAGGACTGCTCCTGGGCCTAACGCCACTTCAGGCCATATTTACGGTGTTCCTAGGGAACCTAATAGTGGTCATTCCTATGATAATACAGTCCCACGGAGGGGCAAGGTATGGCATAGCTGAGCCGCAGCTCACCAGGACCAGGTGGGGAACCTACGGCGCTATGTTCCCAAGCTGGGTGAGGGCAGTGATAGGGGCAGGGTGGTGGGGGATAGAGAGCTACATAATAGCTGAGGCCGCCACAGCGCTTTACGCCATATACACGGGCAGGACCTCGACGATAGCCTACACCGTGGCTCACTTCCAGAACTACCCATTCGTGCTGGCAAAGGACTTCCCAAGCATATTCTGGGCCACGTTTGTGATTGTTATAGCGGCGCAGATGTTGGTATTCTACCTATCGCCTATAGTGAAGTCGCAGCCCGCCCTCAGGTGGCTTGCGAGGGTAGGAGGGCCCATAGTTATGATCGCCTTCGTGAGCCTATGGGTTTACTTCATGAGCGCGGCTGGGTGGTCCGTTAACCTGTCAGCCATATCGGGTCAGGGCCACTTCACCTGGCTGGGCTTCCTGGCATTCCTTAACGCTAACATAGCCTTCTGGGCAACTATGGCGCTTACAATGCCGGACTACACTAGGTTTGCAAGGTCGCAGAGCTCCCAGACCTATGGACAGCTAACCATGCCGTTCCTAATGCTTGCCGTGGCGGCCTTCTCCGTGATGACCACCGCGGCGGCCTACGAGCTCTATGGCAAGGTAATATGGGACCCCATAGTCCTAACGGCCCTCTACATGACGAGGCCCCTTGGCTACTTCGTCCTAATATCCATAATGTTGGCCACGTTCTTGGTTAATGCCTTTGCCAACGCCGTCGGTCCCGCATATGATATAGCCAACACGTTCCCAAAGCACATGAGCTGGTTTAAGGGGTCCCTAGCGCTTATCGCGATAGCCGTTGGCATAGGCGCGTGGAGCTATTATGGCAACGCTTACAGTTACATAACTAACTGGCTGCTGACATACGGCGGTCTCCTTGGAGGCATAGAGGGCGTGATAATATTTGACTACGCTGTAGTAAGGAGGTTCAAGCTTGATCTGGCTGACGTGTTTAAGAGCGACGGAATCTATAGGTACTGGCACGGCATAAACCCAGCGGCTGTCATTACCTTCCTGATAGTGACCGTGCTCATATACGCTCCTCTGCCCTACCACCAGGTCCTCTTCAACAGCTCATGGTTGCTCTCCTTCACGGTCTCAGGGCTGATATACCTGCCGCTCATGAAGTACTGGGTTATTCCAAAGTATCAGCCGCAGCTTAGCGGCGGCCTGCTAAGGGGCTACCTGAGCCCGTACACTAGGAGGATATTCATGGTGGAGAGTAACTAA
- the glcS gene encoding glucose ABC transporter substrate-binding protein GlcS — protein sequence MHTNRRSISGTTIAIIVIVIVIIAAVGGYAAYLATKHHVTTTTTPTTTTTTTTTTTTPITTTTTSVTSITFYTWWATEGYIALKHFIPVFQSDNPPYTVSLEVIPGAGGTNAKFTIAGMMEAGKPPAAFQVHFGPEMASYALITSPNDFVNFTSIAQKMGLWTGAVTEALLSGTFNGSMLSMPVNVHRGALLYINMKVLRQYNLPLPTNMSTLIYDTVQLAEHGVTPWMVPGADGGWDQLNLWEDIFLSLAIQKYGLAGGARLYNEFVYGTIDLSNASVQQLVNETDSLFVNFTSYDYPGWQSLTWTEGLSDLIEGKAVFQANGDWLTNYAYDYYNVTTYPAIEPYISWPNVTVVVEPFPGTNGTYALVIDSVGVPKPYPTTSAGVKLATFWASYVGQEAWTKWKATTYWKNATDYFNTPEQWWSHEQLVSTPADQFVYQLSDGGLFDDVFGSWISQVLALQESGSAYIPAYNAQLASLVHSECEDWLAAAKIGLGYLGIAGQPFAGYVPPWVIVPGYYFNSSYACPTYTLP from the coding sequence TTGCACACCAACAGGCGTTCTATAAGTGGTACAACTATTGCGATAATAGTCATAGTGATTGTAATAATCGCTGCAGTAGGTGGATACGCTGCATATCTTGCCACGAAACATCATGTGACCACTACAACTACACCTACGACGACAACGACCACTACAACTACTACGACGACACCTATTACTACGACGACAACTTCTGTCACATCGATAACCTTCTACACCTGGTGGGCAACTGAGGGCTACATAGCGCTAAAGCACTTCATACCGGTGTTCCAGAGCGACAACCCGCCCTACACGGTCTCGCTTGAAGTGATACCTGGAGCTGGAGGCACCAACGCTAAGTTCACGATAGCTGGCATGATGGAGGCTGGCAAGCCTCCTGCAGCCTTCCAGGTGCACTTCGGGCCTGAGATGGCCTCCTATGCGCTCATAACGTCTCCCAATGACTTCGTTAACTTCACTTCAATAGCCCAGAAGATGGGCCTGTGGACAGGCGCCGTAACTGAGGCCCTGCTCTCAGGAACTTTTAACGGAAGCATGCTCTCAATGCCGGTCAACGTGCACAGGGGAGCGCTGCTCTACATCAACATGAAGGTGCTCAGGCAGTACAACCTGCCGCTGCCAACAAACATGAGCACCCTGATCTACGACACCGTTCAGCTGGCCGAGCACGGCGTCACCCCGTGGATGGTGCCAGGCGCGGACGGCGGCTGGGACCAGCTCAACCTCTGGGAGGACATATTCCTGTCACTCGCCATACAGAAGTATGGCCTTGCTGGCGGCGCCAGGCTCTACAACGAGTTCGTCTACGGAACCATAGACCTCTCCAACGCCTCAGTGCAGCAGCTCGTTAACGAGACGGACTCGCTCTTCGTGAACTTCACCTCCTACGACTACCCCGGCTGGCAGAGCCTGACGTGGACCGAGGGCCTCAGCGACCTGATAGAGGGCAAGGCCGTGTTCCAGGCTAACGGAGACTGGCTAACCAACTACGCCTATGACTACTACAACGTTACCACCTACCCTGCTATCGAGCCATACATAAGCTGGCCTAACGTGACTGTCGTGGTTGAGCCGTTCCCAGGCACGAACGGCACCTACGCGTTGGTCATAGACTCCGTGGGCGTGCCTAAGCCATATCCGACCACCTCTGCAGGAGTGAAGCTAGCAACCTTCTGGGCCTCATATGTGGGCCAGGAGGCCTGGACGAAGTGGAAGGCCACCACCTACTGGAAGAACGCCACTGACTACTTCAACACGCCGGAGCAGTGGTGGAGCCACGAACAGCTGGTCAGCACCCCAGCGGACCAGTTCGTCTACCAGCTGTCTGACGGCGGGCTCTTCGACGATGTCTTCGGGAGCTGGATCTCGCAGGTGCTAGCGCTCCAGGAGAGCGGCTCGGCATACATACCGGCATACAACGCGCAGCTGGCGTCGCTTGTTCACAGCGAGTGCGAGGACTGGCTGGCCGCTGCTAAGATAGGCCTTGGATACCTTGGCATAGCTGGCCAGCCGTTCGCCGGCTACGTGCCGCCGTGGGTAATAGTGCCAGGGTACTACTTCAACTCCAGCTACGCGTGTCCAACATATACCCTGCCATAA